The following coding sequences lie in one Flavobacterium cyclinae genomic window:
- the rfbC gene encoding dTDP-4-dehydrorhamnose 3,5-epimerase — protein MRFIETQLKGCFILEPKIINDERGYFMESFNAKTFQEGIGQNVTFVQDNQSFSTRGVLRGLHYQCGEHAQAKLVRVLQGEVLDVAVDLRPESETFGQYEAVLLSSENQKQFFVPRGFAHGFLVLSETATFFYKCDNFYNKESEGGLIYNDETLKINWDFPSQDLIISEKDQVLPNLQNAKKVW, from the coding sequence ATGAGATTTATAGAAACCCAACTAAAAGGATGTTTTATCCTAGAACCTAAAATAATCAATGACGAAAGAGGTTACTTCATGGAAAGTTTTAATGCAAAAACATTTCAAGAAGGAATTGGACAAAATGTAACGTTTGTTCAAGATAACCAATCTTTCTCTACTCGAGGTGTTTTAAGAGGATTACATTATCAATGTGGCGAACACGCCCAAGCCAAGTTAGTTCGTGTTTTACAAGGTGAAGTTTTAGATGTTGCCGTTGATTTACGTCCTGAATCAGAAACATTTGGTCAATATGAAGCCGTTTTACTTTCGAGTGAAAATCAAAAACAGTTTTTTGTACCTAGAGGTTTTGCACACGGATTTTTAGTGCTATCAGAAACGGCAACCTTCTTTTATAAATGTGATAATTTTTACAACAAAGAAAGTGAAGGAGGATTAATTTATAATGACGAAACCCTGAAAATCAATTGGGATTTTCCTTCTCAAGACTTGATTATTTCAGAAAAAGACCAAGTATTACCTAATCTACAAAATGCTAAGAAAGTATGGTAG
- the rfbD gene encoding dTDP-4-dehydrorhamnose reductase — MVVLVTGANGQLGQSIQFIAHKYPNIQFVYTDYQEMDITNFENCQSVFAVHKPQFCINTAAYTAVDKAESEVEKAHLINAVGPENLAKVCKEFDTVLLHISTDFIFDGTSTSLSMTNGYKETDIPNPQSVYGQTKLDGELAIQNNWEKYFIVRTSWVYSQFANNFMKTMLRLASERDTLSVVHDQIGTPTNAVDLAEVLLKIIQSCHAELVSVSPNNFGVYNFSNEGICSWYDFAKEIFQQNAISINLNPIPTEAYPTPASRPAYSVLDKTKIKKVFHIEIKEWKDSLKECLTQLKR; from the coding sequence ATGGTAGTATTAGTTACAGGAGCCAACGGTCAATTAGGACAATCCATTCAATTTATTGCTCATAAATATCCAAATATTCAGTTTGTTTATACTGATTATCAAGAAATGGATATTACTAATTTTGAAAATTGCCAATCTGTTTTTGCAGTTCATAAACCACAATTTTGTATTAATACCGCTGCTTATACCGCAGTTGATAAAGCAGAAAGTGAAGTTGAAAAAGCGCATTTAATTAATGCTGTTGGTCCAGAAAATTTAGCTAAAGTTTGTAAAGAATTCGACACTGTTTTACTTCATATTTCTACCGATTTTATTTTTGATGGTACTTCGACTTCGCTCAGTATGACAAATGGGTACAAAGAAACCGACATCCCAAATCCGCAAAGCGTTTACGGACAAACGAAGTTGGATGGCGAATTAGCAATTCAGAATAATTGGGAAAAATATTTCATCGTAAGAACTTCTTGGGTGTATTCGCAATTTGCAAATAATTTCATGAAAACCATGTTACGATTAGCTTCGGAGCGTGATACTTTGTCTGTTGTACATGATCAGATTGGAACGCCAACAAATGCAGTAGATTTAGCTGAGGTTTTGTTGAAAATCATACAGTCTTGTCATGCTGAACTCGTTTCAGTATCACCCAACAACTTCGGAGTTTACAATTTCAGTAACGAAGGGATTTGCTCTTGGTATGATTTTGCAAAAGAAATATTTCAACAAAACGCTATTTCAATTAACCTAAATCCTATTCCAACAGAAGCTTATCCAACACCTGCTTCAAGACCTGCATATAGTGTTTTAGATAAAACAAAAATTAAAAAGGTATTTCACATTGAAATTAAGGAATGGAAGGATAGTTTAAAAGAATGTTTAACACAACTGAAAAGATGA
- a CDS encoding acyloxyacyl hydrolase — MKKALLFFCFSVSFVFSQENNPAYIDVQLFRGNIIKHTDDIGHLITGHPDGFMLSYNWKTFGKKEWEQVYNYPDYGISFHYLDFQNQYLGYNIALGLHYNFYFLNRNLMFRISQGIGVTSNPYDKESNNKNNAFGTRLMDNNYVLLQYKKENIFNRFGFQAGFMLTHFSNGRLKAPNSGINTFALNVGLNYNLTSKKQEFIVDSLPSKASYRERIKYNIAFRTGISEGPVPHLGQRQFYHFGFYADKRIGRKSAIQIGTDIFFSRYLIDYIEFTSVAFPEKNSDPNTDYKRIGLVLGHELFINKLSIETQLGYYVYKPFDYETNLYQRLGVKYYIYKNIFTGVGLKAHGGRAEAGEFSIGIRL; from the coding sequence ATGAAAAAAGCCCTACTTTTTTTCTGTTTTTCTGTTTCGTTTGTTTTCTCACAAGAAAATAATCCAGCCTATATTGATGTTCAACTTTTCAGAGGTAATATCATCAAACATACTGATGATATTGGACATTTAATTACAGGCCATCCCGATGGTTTTATGTTAAGTTACAATTGGAAAACATTTGGTAAAAAAGAATGGGAACAAGTTTATAATTATCCAGATTATGGTATTTCATTCCATTATTTAGACTTCCAAAATCAATATTTAGGCTATAATATTGCCCTAGGATTACATTACAATTTTTACTTTTTGAATCGAAATTTAATGTTTCGAATTTCACAAGGTATTGGTGTTACTTCAAATCCATACGATAAGGAATCCAATAATAAGAACAATGCTTTTGGAACAAGACTAATGGATAATAATTATGTACTGTTGCAATATAAAAAGGAAAATATTTTTAATAGGTTTGGTTTTCAAGCGGGTTTTATGTTAACTCATTTTTCTAATGGAAGACTTAAAGCACCAAATAGCGGAATTAATACTTTTGCATTAAATGTTGGGTTAAATTATAACCTAACAAGCAAAAAACAAGAATTTATTGTTGATTCATTACCATCAAAAGCTTCTTACAGAGAGAGAATCAAATATAATATAGCATTTAGAACAGGAATTTCAGAAGGACCTGTTCCTCATTTAGGTCAACGTCAGTTTTATCATTTTGGTTTTTATGCAGATAAAAGAATTGGAAGAAAAAGTGCAATACAAATTGGAACCGATATTTTCTTTTCAAGATATTTAATTGATTACATCGAGTTTACATCGGTAGCTTTTCCTGAAAAAAATAGTGATCCTAATACTGATTATAAAAGAATAGGACTTGTTTTAGGACATGAATTGTTTATAAATAAACTATCAATAGAAACACAATTAGGGTATTATGTTTATAAGCCATTTGATTATGAAACAAACCTTTATCAAAGACTCGGAGTAAAATATTATATTTACAAAAATATTTTTACGGGTGTAGGTTTAAAAGCGCATGGAGGAAGAGCAGAGGCAGGGGAATTTTCAATAGGAATAAGATTGTAA
- a CDS encoding GIN domain-containing protein translates to MKKYFIYLLLLIMASCGISEDCFKGNGNQITKTYPLEGFTKIKVYSGVGLVVKEGINYEVKINTSDNIIDDIDVRLNGDMLVIKDNSTCNIARDYGQTKVVVTIPDGTVFPAIVELELHSKTEQKIESDGVLHSRVVRLFSLGDDGDEAGTGDFNVQVNNEQLVVESNTVSNYYVNGNTNQMLLNFYFGNGRFYGDAFYAQTIKVFHRGSNDMFVYPVNQIEGTIFATGNVVLKNVPPIVDVEEVFRGRVIY, encoded by the coding sequence ATGAAAAAATACTTCATATATCTTCTATTACTTATAATGGCAAGCTGCGGTATTTCTGAAGATTGTTTTAAAGGGAATGGCAATCAAATTACCAAAACATATCCATTAGAAGGATTTACAAAAATCAAAGTATATAGTGGTGTAGGATTAGTGGTTAAAGAAGGTATTAATTATGAAGTTAAAATTAATACATCCGATAATATTATTGATGATATAGATGTACGATTAAATGGCGATATGTTAGTCATAAAAGACAATTCAACTTGTAATATTGCTAGAGATTACGGGCAAACAAAAGTAGTTGTTACTATTCCAGATGGAACGGTTTTTCCTGCTATTGTCGAGTTAGAATTGCACAGTAAAACGGAACAAAAAATAGAATCGGATGGTGTATTACATTCTAGAGTAGTTCGATTGTTTTCGTTAGGTGATGATGGAGATGAAGCAGGAACAGGAGATTTTAATGTTCAGGTCAATAATGAGCAATTAGTAGTAGAGAGTAATACGGTTTCCAATTATTATGTTAATGGAAATACAAATCAAATGTTGTTAAATTTTTATTTTGGAAACGGTCGTTTTTACGGTGACGCATTTTATGCCCAAACTATTAAAGTTTTTCATAGAGGTTCTAACGACATGTTTGTTTATCCCGTTAATCAAATAGAAGGAACTATTTTCGCAACCGGAAATGTGGTATTGAAAAATGTACCTCCAATTGTGGATGTAGAAGAAGTGTTTAGAGGTAGAGTAATATATTAG
- a CDS encoding glycosyltransferase family 2 protein: MKLSVVSPVYRAELVLEELVERISNSIPSAFNSFEIILVDDFSPDKSWQKIEEISKRNNNVRGFKLSRNFGQHYAITAGLNQVKGDYIVVLDCDLQDQPEEINKLFVESQKGYDIVLARRYERKDSLYKKTVSKLFYKTLSYLTGTKQDATVANFGIYSKQVIDEVVKLEEKIKYFPTMVKWVGFSTSFVNVEHASRSEGKSNYNLKKLLNLALDIILAYSDKPLRLIIKFGLSIALISFIMVIYVLFEKMTGKVSVSGYASLIISIWFLSGCLLTTLGVVGLYIGKIFEGVKNRPSYIIEKSTE, from the coding sequence ATGAAATTATCAGTTGTTTCTCCAGTTTATAGAGCTGAGTTAGTTTTAGAAGAGTTAGTAGAAAGAATTTCAAATAGTATTCCATCAGCTTTTAATTCTTTTGAAATTATACTAGTGGATGATTTTAGTCCAGATAAATCATGGCAAAAAATTGAAGAGATTTCAAAAAGAAACAACAATGTAAGAGGTTTTAAATTAAGTAGAAATTTTGGTCAACATTATGCAATTACAGCGGGTTTAAATCAAGTAAAAGGAGATTATATTGTAGTTTTAGATTGCGATTTACAAGATCAACCTGAAGAAATTAATAAATTATTTGTTGAATCTCAGAAAGGATACGATATTGTTTTAGCCAGAAGATATGAAAGAAAAGATTCTCTTTACAAAAAAACAGTTTCAAAATTATTTTACAAAACTCTATCCTATTTAACAGGAACAAAACAAGATGCAACAGTTGCAAATTTTGGAATTTATTCTAAACAAGTTATAGATGAGGTTGTAAAATTAGAAGAGAAAATCAAATACTTTCCCACTATGGTGAAATGGGTTGGGTTTTCAACAAGTTTTGTAAATGTTGAACACGCATCAAGATCAGAAGGAAAATCAAATTATAATTTAAAAAAATTACTCAATTTAGCCTTAGATATTATTTTAGCCTATTCAGACAAGCCTTTGCGATTAATAATTAAATTTGGATTATCCATTGCATTGATATCTTTTATAATGGTTATTTATGTTTTATTTGAAAAGATGACAGGAAAAGTTTCAGTTAGTGGGTATGCAAGTTTAATTATTAGTATTTGGTTTTTGAGCGGGTGTTTATTAACCACACTTGGAGTAGTAGGTTTATACATAGGTAAAATCTTTGAAGGTGTTAAAAACAGACCAAGTTATATTATAGAAAAATCAACAGAATGA
- a CDS encoding GNAT family N-acetyltransferase produces MINQLDWDSNFFELQIAECFIDNQSVINVEKTYDLIYVFCNSDKDINLPGYSESYKENKIVYIKDLVKNQLDSENILSFSSKNFSREQLYELSFESGKYSRFKKDKKFSIQQFENLYKRWIDNSLDFGFSDDILVYVEEKKIIGFISYKIKKNEATIGLVAVLPNHQGKGIGKKLLQVVENELIKNDIKILNIPTQKENFEACSFYEKQGYKVKQSIIIKHFWRNDSI; encoded by the coding sequence ATGATAAATCAACTTGATTGGGATTCAAATTTTTTTGAATTGCAAATAGCAGAATGTTTTATAGATAATCAATCCGTTATTAATGTTGAAAAAACGTATGATTTGATTTATGTTTTTTGTAATTCTGATAAAGATATTAATCTACCTGGATATAGTGAATCATATAAAGAAAATAAGATTGTCTATATTAAAGATTTAGTTAAAAATCAATTAGATTCTGAGAATATTTTAAGTTTTTCTAGTAAAAATTTTTCAAGAGAGCAATTATATGAATTGTCTTTTGAAAGTGGAAAATATAGTCGTTTTAAAAAAGATAAAAAATTTTCAATTCAACAGTTTGAAAATCTTTATAAAAGATGGATAGATAATTCTCTTGATTTTGGTTTTTCAGATGATATTTTAGTCTATGTTGAAGAAAAAAAAATAATTGGCTTTATAAGTTACAAAATTAAAAAAAACGAAGCAACAATTGGTTTAGTTGCAGTTCTACCTAATCATCAAGGAAAAGGAATAGGAAAAAAATTATTACAAGTTGTTGAAAATGAATTAATTAAAAACGATATAAAAATTCTTAATATTCCTACACAAAAAGAGAATTTTGAGGCGTGTTCATTTTATGAAAAACAAGGTTATAAAGTTAAGCAAAGTATAATTATTAAACATTTTTGGAGAAATGATTCCATTTAA
- the rffA gene encoding dTDP-4-amino-4,6-dideoxygalactose transaminase, with translation MIPFNKPYLTGKETQYIEEAVKSGKISGNGIFTQKCQQFFESNYGFKKSLLTTSCTDALEMAAILINIKEGDEVIIPSYTFVSTANAFVLRGAKIVFADSMPNHPNIDASKIESLITSKTKAIVPVHYAGVACDMDTIMDLAKKYKLFVVEDAAQAIDSYYTGKDGIKKALGSIGHLAAFSFHETKNIISGEGGMLAINDEQFINRAEIIWEKGTNRSSFFRGEVDKYGWVDVGSSFLPSEIVAAFLWAQLENLENIQNTRKAHWENYNLELNEWAKKHEISLPELPSYAKNNAHMFYLVCKNLEQRTALIQHLKQNGIMAVFHYISLHKSPFYESKHDGRILPETDNFTDCLLRLPLFLELETDLVINCLKKY, from the coding sequence ATGATTCCATTTAATAAACCCTATTTAACAGGTAAAGAAACCCAATATATAGAAGAAGCAGTGAAATCAGGTAAAATTTCAGGTAATGGAATTTTTACTCAAAAGTGCCAACAATTTTTTGAATCTAATTATGGTTTCAAAAAATCGTTGTTAACCACTTCTTGTACTGATGCTTTAGAAATGGCTGCTATTTTAATAAATATTAAAGAGGGTGATGAAGTAATTATACCATCTTATACTTTTGTTTCAACAGCAAATGCATTTGTTTTAAGAGGAGCAAAAATTGTGTTTGCTGATAGTATGCCAAACCATCCAAATATCGATGCTTCTAAAATAGAATCTTTAATTACTTCTAAAACAAAAGCTATTGTTCCAGTTCATTATGCAGGTGTAGCATGTGATATGGATACGATTATGGATCTAGCAAAAAAGTATAAATTATTTGTGGTGGAAGATGCCGCTCAAGCTATAGATAGTTATTATACAGGAAAAGATGGAATTAAAAAAGCATTAGGATCTATTGGTCATTTAGCTGCTTTTTCATTCCATGAAACCAAGAATATTATTTCTGGAGAAGGCGGAATGTTAGCCATTAACGATGAACAATTTATCAATCGAGCTGAAATAATATGGGAAAAAGGTACAAATCGTTCTTCATTTTTCAGAGGAGAAGTAGATAAATATGGTTGGGTTGATGTGGGAAGTTCATTTTTACCTTCTGAAATTGTTGCAGCTTTTTTATGGGCACAATTAGAAAATCTTGAAAATATTCAAAATACAAGAAAGGCACATTGGGAAAATTATAATTTGGAATTAAATGAATGGGCAAAAAAACATGAAATTAGTTTACCTGAATTACCTAGTTATGCCAAAAATAATGCTCATATGTTTTATTTAGTGTGTAAAAATTTAGAACAAAGAACCGCTTTAATTCAACATTTAAAACAAAATGGAATAATGGCAGTTTTTCATTATATTAGTTTGCATAAAAGCCCATTTTATGAAAGCAAACACGATGGTAGAATTTTACCTGAAACGGATAATTTTACAGATTGTTTACTTCGTTTACCATTATTTTTAGAATTAGAAACAGATTTGGTAATTAATTGTTTAAAAAAATATTAA
- a CDS encoding glucosyltransferase domain-containing protein: MNNLLNKGFEKDIKMYFFTFFLSLVAYGFALSNYTLSVDNEIPILSDFALDMGRWGQNLIRYHLFNGHLQYFTLILGLFFFSVSAVRLSKLFKFENIYAYFFCGLFITIPQISYQVVFYMMSDIAGLGVLLSVISVEIFIKNIENSSKIKLFFYLLLASLIIMFATSMYQILILFPVTIYVIHFFQKLHNEDFNQKKEIKNLFVFAGLILFSIVLYSISVKIICPPIKDSGYLLSFTSGNSNNMISMFFDIWINNLKGSFYYGEKLFIIVPLISVILLIRFFIEKKYFILKLLVLFFLILSPFLVSLFISNGYHPPRIYVTTGIIFAFLIVFFIKSFNINKYNYITSTFISLIIICNIYFITNLFYTCNKIYLYDKRNSEKMYDLILKKYPNFETTEKVVYFYGFFDFEYHQKFRLDKSEIFGGSIFHWGEADNYRVNNFFKLSNIGDFNMINKEQYDSVKDSISNMAVWPNEESIKMINGVVIVKLGDKKGAKLYFE; encoded by the coding sequence ATGAATAATTTATTAAACAAAGGGTTTGAAAAAGATATAAAAATGTATTTTTTTACATTTTTTTTATCACTAGTCGCTTATGGTTTTGCACTTTCAAATTATACATTAAGTGTAGATAATGAAATTCCTATTTTATCTGATTTTGCATTAGATATGGGGAGATGGGGTCAAAATTTAATTAGATATCACCTCTTTAATGGTCATTTACAATATTTTACTTTAATTCTGGGGTTATTTTTCTTTAGTGTTTCTGCTGTTAGACTTTCTAAACTTTTTAAGTTTGAAAATATTTATGCCTATTTCTTTTGTGGTCTATTTATCACTATTCCTCAAATATCATATCAGGTTGTATTTTATATGATGTCAGATATTGCTGGTTTAGGTGTTCTTTTATCTGTAATTAGTGTTGAAATTTTTATAAAAAACATTGAAAATAGTTCAAAAATCAAATTGTTTTTTTATTTGTTACTTGCTAGTTTAATAATAATGTTTGCTACTTCAATGTATCAAATTCTAATATTATTTCCTGTGACTATTTATGTAATTCACTTTTTTCAAAAATTACACAATGAAGACTTTAATCAAAAAAAAGAAATAAAAAATTTATTTGTTTTTGCAGGATTAATTTTGTTTTCTATTGTTCTTTATTCTATATCCGTTAAAATTATTTGTCCACCTATTAAAGATAGCGGGTATTTATTATCCTTTACTTCTGGAAACTCAAACAACATGATTTCAATGTTTTTTGATATTTGGATTAATAATCTAAAAGGTAGTTTTTACTATGGTGAAAAATTATTTATAATTGTTCCCCTAATTTCAGTTATTCTTCTTATTCGCTTTTTTATTGAAAAAAAATATTTTATTTTAAAATTATTAGTTCTATTCTTTTTAATATTAAGTCCATTTTTAGTTTCATTATTTATCTCTAATGGTTATCATCCACCTAGAATTTATGTTACTACGGGTATTATCTTTGCATTTTTAATTGTGTTTTTTATTAAATCTTTTAATATTAATAAATACAATTACATTACTTCAACATTTATATCCTTAATTATTATCTGTAATATTTATTTTATTACCAATCTGTTTTATACTTGTAACAAAATTTATCTTTACGATAAACGTAACTCTGAAAAGATGTATGATTTAATTTTGAAGAAATATCCTAATTTTGAAACTACTGAAAAAGTTGTATATTTTTATGGTTTCTTCGATTTTGAATATCATCAAAAATTCAGATTGGATAAAAGTGAAATTTTTGGTGGTTCAATATTCCACTGGGGAGAAGCAGATAATTACAGAGTAAATAATTTCTTTAAACTTTCAAATATTGGCGATTTTAATATGATAAATAAAGAACAATACGATTCTGTTAAAGATTCAATAAGTAATATGGCAGTATGGCCAAATGAAGAATCTATAAAAATGATTAACGGTGTAGTAATTGTAAAACTTGGAGATAAAAAAGGAGCTAAACTTTATTTTGAATAA
- a CDS encoding oligosaccharide flippase family protein, producing MLKIFNKILFHPQFHKLSIYGFGQLFNLVTPLLVVPYIVSVCGEENFGKTAVGMAIAFFLIVFIDFGSDIIGVREVSVNRDNPEVLNKIFTTTYAVKGIILLIVLTFASFIFFTFPFFKSEKIMFTLGLSVLIGQFLNPTWFLQGIENVKWITLVNIISKGIYLLGIFFTIKKETDYIYVNLWWGLGMIFSNFLILIWIIKKHRFSFLMVNKEEVFKHIKNDFSMFSSQIFVSLQLYAPVVLISYFGNNLMAGQYRIVEQIIVIFKTYIFLFFNYVFPRVCYLIETDFKRGLKNWIIYNGFNFVFVLISMALFHLFSYEIVAYFNPTNRYVLSNLLEVAVFIPLILAISVPLKQLILALNYKKFYVRLTSIMVLINLLAIVFLLPLFKVYGVFYSLIATDLIVIIFYIYQLKKNNKFHD from the coding sequence ATGCTAAAAATCTTTAATAAAATACTATTTCATCCTCAATTTCATAAACTTAGTATTTATGGTTTTGGTCAACTTTTCAATTTGGTTACACCCCTGTTGGTTGTTCCCTATATTGTATCAGTTTGTGGTGAAGAAAATTTTGGGAAAACAGCTGTGGGAATGGCGATTGCTTTTTTCTTAATTGTATTTATCGATTTTGGTTCAGATATTATTGGAGTCAGAGAAGTTTCAGTTAACAGAGATAATCCAGAAGTATTAAATAAAATTTTTACAACAACATATGCTGTAAAAGGAATTATTTTGTTGATTGTTTTAACTTTTGCATCTTTTATTTTCTTTACTTTTCCTTTTTTCAAATCCGAAAAAATAATGTTTACCTTAGGGCTTTCGGTATTAATAGGGCAATTTCTTAATCCCACATGGTTCTTACAAGGAATTGAAAATGTAAAATGGATTACATTAGTTAACATTATATCAAAAGGTATATATCTATTAGGGATATTCTTTACTATAAAAAAAGAAACAGATTATATATACGTCAATTTATGGTGGGGTTTAGGAATGATTTTCTCAAACTTTTTGATTCTTATATGGATTATTAAAAAACATCGATTCTCTTTTTTAATGGTAAATAAAGAAGAAGTTTTTAAACATATTAAAAATGACTTCTCTATGTTTTCATCTCAAATTTTTGTTTCATTACAATTATACGCACCGGTTGTTTTAATTAGTTATTTTGGAAATAATTTAATGGCAGGTCAATATCGAATAGTAGAACAAATTATTGTAATATTCAAAACATATATCTTTCTATTTTTTAATTATGTTTTCCCAAGAGTTTGTTATTTAATTGAAACAGATTTTAAAAGAGGATTAAAAAATTGGATAATTTATAACGGGTTTAATTTTGTTTTTGTATTAATAAGCATGGCACTTTTTCATCTTTTCTCATACGAAATTGTAGCTTATTTTAATCCAACTAACAGATATGTTTTAAGTAATTTGCTAGAGGTAGCTGTATTTATTCCCTTAATATTAGCTATTTCGGTTCCTTTAAAACAATTAATACTAGCTTTAAATTATAAAAAATTTTATGTTCGATTGACGTCAATTATGGTGCTAATTAACTTATTGGCTATCGTATTTTTACTTCCTTTATTTAAAGTTTATGGTGTTTTTTATTCTTTAATTGCAACAGATTTAATAGTTATAATTTTTTATATTTACCAATTAAAGAAAAACAACAAATTTCATGATTAA
- a CDS encoding acyltransferase, whose translation MIKLIFQKLLNRAGKNYKIDPNIPSSLFISSMFSRFIMVCRGYFWLYKKIFLGKNCKISNKRNIIFGSNITIENNVSIDGYSKNKLSFGNNVKIGAYSWISCTSHFSKYGEGITIGNNSAFGKFTEFGAAGGIQIGSDVIAGSYISFHSENHVFQDPSRLIREQGVTSKGILIGNNVWIGAKVTFLDGSKIGNNCVIAAGAVVNGEFPDNTVIGGVPAKILKTITQ comes from the coding sequence ATGATTAAGTTAATATTTCAAAAATTACTTAATAGAGCAGGAAAAAACTATAAAATCGATCCCAATATCCCATCTAGTTTATTCATATCAAGCATGTTTTCTAGATTCATAATGGTGTGTAGAGGATATTTTTGGTTGTATAAGAAGATTTTTTTAGGAAAAAATTGTAAAATTTCGAATAAACGTAATATTATTTTTGGAAGCAATATTACAATAGAAAACAACGTTAGTATTGATGGATATTCCAAAAATAAATTATCATTTGGCAATAACGTTAAAATAGGTGCATATTCGTGGATATCTTGCACCAGTCATTTTTCCAAATATGGTGAAGGAATTACTATTGGGAACAATTCCGCTTTTGGAAAGTTTACCGAGTTTGGTGCGGCAGGAGGTATCCAAATTGGAAGTGATGTTATTGCAGGATCATATATTAGTTTTCATTCAGAAAATCATGTTTTTCAGGACCCTTCCAGATTAATAAGAGAGCAAGGCGTTACATCAAAAGGTATCTTGATTGGAAACAATGTTTGGATTGGCGCCAAAGTTACTTTTTTAGATGGCTCAAAAATTGGAAATAATTGTGTGATTGCCGCTGGAGCTGTAGTAAATGGCGAGTTTCCTGATAACACAGTAATTGGTGGTGTACCAGCAAAAATTTTAAAAACAATAACTCAATGA
- a CDS encoding O-antigen ligase family protein, which translates to MKLSLNKEFFYQLFFTFCVVIPFFNNYELSFISWLLALVLTFKKSYSTSFLRYVSYFIFIFILAFIVGVFYQYRLYFVIRDITYLLKPILGLFIGYQFFNSTIKNPFKFLLYSGLAMAIIHLALVGYGIVFQGAKSVASIREYGGYFNDYEIYTFIILLFHKKFQVDLSTKRYRLFFIIMGLSTFFYLARTNFIQLVILFMAMKGWLILDKKSLTIIGTLIIASVLSYTAIYLYNPKRNGDSVNEFLYKIKLIPLEAFATKINRNDWKDFHDHYRSYENVRTIEQLTYNDSYILGEGIGSQVDLKQKVRLGDMDLRHISILHNGYMTVYLKAGIPGLLLLFGSIFYFFRKQSSVNDLDHNINLLFIGTGLFLIISYWVFMGFYNLLDSKSLLIGFLFSYKNHLRKITY; encoded by the coding sequence ATGAAATTATCTTTAAATAAAGAGTTTTTTTATCAATTGTTCTTTACTTTTTGCGTAGTTATTCCTTTTTTTAATAATTACGAATTATCATTTATTTCTTGGTTATTAGCTTTAGTATTAACATTTAAAAAATCATATTCTACCTCCTTTTTACGATATGTATCGTATTTCATTTTTATTTTCATATTAGCTTTTATAGTTGGGGTTTTTTATCAATACCGATTATATTTTGTTATTAGAGATATAACCTATTTATTAAAACCAATTTTAGGGCTTTTTATTGGGTATCAATTTTTTAATAGTACAATTAAAAATCCTTTTAAGTTTTTATTATACTCAGGGCTGGCAATGGCAATAATTCATTTAGCCTTAGTGGGTTATGGAATTGTTTTTCAAGGAGCAAAAAGTGTGGCAAGCATTAGAGAATATGGTGGCTATTTTAATGATTACGAAATTTATACTTTTATTATTTTATTATTTCATAAGAAGTTTCAAGTTGATTTGTCTACTAAAAGATACAGATTGTTTTTTATCATTATGGGGCTTTCAACCTTTTTTTATTTAGCACGAACAAATTTTATTCAGCTGGTAATACTATTCATGGCGATGAAAGGTTGGTTGATACTTGATAAAAAATCATTAACCATCATTGGAACTCTTATAATAGCATCAGTATTATCTTATACAGCTATTTATTTGTATAACCCTAAGCGAAATGGAGATAGCGTTAATGAATTTCTATACAAAATAAAATTAATTCCCTTAGAAGCTTTTGCAACTAAAATTAACAGAAATGATTGGAAAGATTTTCATGACCATTATCGTTCGTATGAAAATGTTAGAACTATAGAACAATTAACTTATAATGATTCTTATATTTTAGGTGAAGGAATTGGTTCACAAGTTGATTTAAAACAAAAAGTTAGATTAGGTGATATGGATTTAAGACATATTTCTATATTACATAATGGTTATATGACGGTTTATTTAAAAGCCGGAATCCCAGGATTATTATTACTTTTTGGCTCTATTTTTTATTTTTTTAGAAAACAATCAAGTGTAAACGATTTAGATCATAACATAAACTTATTATTTATTGGGACAGGTTTATTTCTCATTATTTCTTATTGGGTTTTTATGGGTTTTTACAACTTATTAGATTCTAAATCATTATTAATTGGATTTTTATTTTCTTATAAAAACCATTTGAGAAAAATTACTTATTAA